The Candidatus Endomicrobium procryptotermitis genome has a window encoding:
- a CDS encoding ROK family protein, with product MAKKLYLGIDMGGTNIKIAIVNSKGLIIEETMIRTDLAQIPLKLVQDIINQASSLKNYSNTKNIGIGIAGDVDCDRGIVRFSPNIPKWKNIKLKKIIEKLTKKSVFVDNDANTAAIGAFWLDAKGKSNNLVCITLGTGVGGGLIFGKKLYRGTTCTAGEIGHITVEPGGRKCKCGNCGCVETYVGANYITQYCTDYLNMNKSKIIDEMTGKDYSKITPKVLHEAALKGDKSAVEIWKYIGGKLGILLADVLNFVNPDTIILCGGVSHAGRFLTDPAKKEMKTRAFKSAQKACKLKVSNYTSKLGVVGAAMLADQ from the coding sequence ATGGCAAAAAAACTCTATCTCGGCATAGATATGGGCGGAACGAATATTAAAATTGCGATAGTTAACTCTAAAGGTCTAATTATTGAAGAAACTATGATAAGAACCGATTTGGCTCAAATCCCGTTAAAGCTAGTCCAAGACATAATAAATCAAGCTTCCTCATTAAAAAATTATTCTAATACAAAAAATATTGGCATAGGTATTGCCGGTGATGTTGATTGCGATAGAGGCATCGTAAGGTTTTCACCAAATATACCGAAATGGAAAAACATCAAACTTAAAAAAATAATTGAAAAACTCACAAAAAAAAGCGTTTTTGTGGATAATGATGCCAATACCGCGGCTATAGGTGCTTTTTGGCTTGATGCTAAAGGAAAATCCAATAACTTGGTATGCATAACTTTGGGAACTGGTGTCGGTGGCGGTTTAATTTTTGGCAAAAAACTCTATAGAGGAACTACTTGTACGGCCGGCGAAATAGGGCATATTACTGTAGAACCCGGAGGACGCAAATGCAAATGCGGAAATTGCGGTTGCGTGGAAACATATGTGGGCGCAAATTATATAACTCAATACTGCACAGATTATTTAAATATGAATAAATCAAAAATAATAGATGAGATGACAGGTAAAGATTATTCTAAAATAACGCCGAAAGTGCTTCATGAGGCCGCATTAAAAGGCGATAAGTCCGCTGTTGAAATTTGGAAATATATCGGAGGAAAGTTAGGTATTTTGCTTGCCGACGTATTAAATTTTGTTAATCCTGATACGATAATATTGTGCGGCGGAGTAAGTCATGCAGGAAGATTTTTAACTGATCCTGCGAAAAAAGAAATGAAAACAAGAGCTTTTAAATCAGCGCAGAAAGCTTGTAAATTAAAAGTGTCTAATTACACGAGCAAACTCGGCGTAGTAGGTGCCGCCATGCTTGCCGATCAATAA
- the accD gene encoding acetyl-CoA carboxylase, carboxyltransferase subunit beta: MVTTTEKSSTKKGFPAGIWTKCKKCEQIFLQKDYEENLMVCPKCGYYARLNARKRIEFTVDKGTFVESDKDMKPVDFLNFPGYAEKIKKSFSNEAVLTGKAKIGGYIVMIAVMDFEFMGGSMGSVVGEKIVRAVESAIEKKCPVIVFSASGGARMQEGILSLMQMGKTSAALARLSDNGLPFISVLTDPTTGGVAASFAMLGDINIAEPKALIGFAGPRVIEQTIRQQLPEGFQLSEFLEKHGMVDIVVERKYLRDTIIKSLKFFVKK; this comes from the coding sequence ATGGTAACAACAACCGAAAAATCATCGACAAAAAAAGGATTCCCGGCGGGAATTTGGACTAAATGTAAAAAATGCGAACAGATATTTCTTCAAAAAGATTATGAAGAAAATCTCATGGTATGTCCGAAATGCGGATATTATGCGCGTCTTAATGCCCGTAAAAGAATAGAATTTACGGTTGACAAAGGCACGTTTGTTGAAAGCGATAAAGACATGAAGCCTGTTGATTTTTTAAATTTCCCGGGCTATGCAGAGAAAATAAAAAAATCTTTCTCCAATGAGGCCGTATTAACAGGAAAAGCCAAAATCGGCGGTTATATCGTTATGATTGCAGTTATGGATTTTGAGTTTATGGGCGGTAGCATGGGCTCGGTTGTAGGTGAAAAGATAGTAAGAGCGGTCGAAAGCGCAATAGAAAAAAAATGTCCCGTTATAGTGTTTTCGGCTTCAGGAGGAGCGAGAATGCAGGAAGGGATTTTATCTCTTATGCAGATGGGCAAGACCAGCGCGGCTCTTGCCAGACTTTCCGACAATGGACTGCCTTTTATTTCAGTGCTTACAGATCCTACGACAGGCGGAGTTGCGGCAAGTTTTGCCATGCTTGGCGATATAAATATAGCTGAACCCAAAGCTTTAATCGGTTTTGCTGGTCCCAGAGTTATTGAGCAGACTATAAGACAGCAGCTTCCCGAAGGGTTTCAACTTTCTGAATTTCTTGAAAAACACGGAATGGTGGATATAGTCGTAGAAAGAAAATATTTGAGAGACACAATAATAAAATCATTGAAGTTTTTTGTTAAGAAATAA